A genomic region of Gossypium hirsutum isolate 1008001.06 chromosome D01, Gossypium_hirsutum_v2.1, whole genome shotgun sequence contains the following coding sequences:
- the LOC107921056 gene encoding uncharacterized protein yields the protein MLILGKVKDFLGVMAEANKRLELDAKNNSQAYDIEVLNGNDSEVIEMDLMLGVADLHIPQALAAAESAIAGNQPPIMVAGSSSSSETESDDSSDEESDDDGMQFGAK from the exons TTTTGGGGAAAGTGAAAGATTTCTTGGGAGTCATGGCAGAAGCTAATAAAAGGCTGGAGCTTGATGCAAAG AATAATTCTCAAGCATATGATATTGAAGTACTCAATGGGAATGATTCTGAAGTCATTGAAATG GATTTGATGTTAGGTGTAGCTGATCTTCACATACCTCAAGCTCTGGCTGCTGCTGAATCTGCAATTGCTGGCAATCAGCCACCAATTATGGTAGCTGGCAGCAGTAGTAGTAGCGAAACGGAATCAGATGATAGCAGTGATGAGGAAAGCGATGATGATG gaatgcaatttggggctaaatag